The Thermomonospora amylolytica sequence AGCGGGCTTATTGCCGTCTCCGGCCGCCTTACGCGGAGCCCGCCCGTGCCATGGCGCACGGTTTGCGGGCCGTTCCGCCGCCGGGTGCGCTGACCTGCGAAAAAACGGGTAGGACGGGACAAAACGGGTCGAATGGACGGCCCGTATCCCGTCGATCCGAGGTGAGGACGCATGTCCATCACGCTGGCGCTGGCCGGCGACACCATGCTGGGACGCGATGTGGCGGAGCGGTTGGCGGTGGTCTCCCCGCACGACCTGTTCGCCACGGCGGTGCGGGACCGGTTCGCCGCCGCCGACCTGGCCGTCCTCAACCTGGAGTGCTGCATCTCGACGCGCGGCCGCAAGTGGACCTCGCCGGGCAAGATGTTCCACTTCCGCGCCCCGCCGAAGGCCGCGGACGCGCTGGCCCTGCTGGGGGTCGACTGCGTCAACCTGGCCAACAACCACGCCCTGGACTACGGGTACGACGCGTTCGCCGACACCCTCGAGCACCTGGAGAACGCCGGGATCGCGGTGGTCGGGGCGGGCCTGGACGAGCGGCGCGCCCGGGCCGGCACGGTCCTGGAGGCCCACGGGATCAGGGTCGGGGTGCTCGGGCTGACCGACCATCCGGTCGAGTTCGCCGCCGGACCCGACCGGCCCGGCGTGGCCTACGCCGACCTGTCCTCGGGGGTGCCCGCCTGGGTGAAGGGCGGCATCGCGGCGCTGCGCGCCCGGGCCGACGTCGTGCTGGTCACCCCGCACTGGGGGCCCAACATGATCGCCGAGCCCCTGCCGTACGTCCGCCGCGCCGCCGTCGAACTGCTGGAGTCCGGGGCCACCCTGATCGCAGGCCACTCCGCGCACGTCTTCCACGGCGTGTCCGGCCCGATCCTGTACGACATGGGGGACTTCATCGACGACTACGCCGTGGACGCCGACCTGCGCAACGACCTGAGCCTGCTGTGGCTGGTCGACCTGGACGAGCGCGGCCCCCGCGAGGTCACCGCCGTTCCCCTGGCCCTCGACTACTGCCGCACCCGGATCGCCTCGGAGAACGAACGGGCCTGGATCCGCGACCGCCTGTCCGTCGCCTCCGCCGAGTTCGGCACCCCGGTCGAGGAGCACGACGGGGTCTTCACCATGCACATGGCCGTCCCCGCCCAGTGACCCGGCGGCCCCCGTCTCCACCGTGTGCGAAGATCTTCGGCATGGCCGAGGTGCGGATCGCCGAATGCCGTGAGGAGGACGTGGACCTGCTCGAACGGCATATGCCGTCGCCGGGCCGCAGCGCCTTCCACGCCCGGCGTCATGAACGGCAGCGCCGGGGCCTGAGCACCTACCTGGTGGCCTGGCTGGACGGCGTTCCGGTCGGGCACGGCGAGATCCGCTGGAACGGCTGCGACGCCCCCGAGGTCCGCGCGCGCCATCCCGGCTGCCCCGAGATCAACGCCCTCGCCGTCTGGCCCCCCGAGCTCCGCTCCCGGGGCATCGGAACGACCCTGATCCGCGCCGCCGAGCAACGGGCCCGGCAACGCGGCCACGCCGTGATCGGCCTGGGCGTCGAGAACGGCAACCACGCCGCCGCCCGGCTCTACCTGCGCCTCGGCTACCAGGACCACGACTGCCCCTACCTGAACCGCTACGACCACCTGGACCGGCACGGCGTCCGCCACGAGGTGGTCGAGCACTGCCGCTTCCTGGTCAAACCCCTGCCCTGAACACCCGGATCAGACCGGCACCGCCCGCCTCGCTTCGGGCGTGACCCGCACCGGGTTCGGCCGCATCGACATGCCGCCGACGCCGGATTCCGGCCGGACATCGGGGAGGAAAAAGGCTTTTCAGAGTGGGGGTGGGGTGTCACGATCGGTTGATGCCGGTGGATCAGAGACTGCTCGTGTTGTTCACGGTGACCACGCTGATCGCGATGGTCACTCCGGGGCCGGACATGCTGTTCGTGCTCGGCTGCGGGATGCGGGGCGGTCCCCGGGCCGGTCTGCTGGCCACGGCGGGGGTGGCCGTCAGCGAGGCGATCCACATCGCGGTCGCCGCCGTGGGCCTGGCGGCGCTGTTCGCGGCCGTTCCGGTGGCGTTCACGGTGGTGCGGATCCTGGGCGCGGCGTACCTGATCTACCTGGGCGTCCAGATCATCCGCAAACGCCGTCAGGGGATGGACGAGCCGGTCGCCGGCAGGGGGATGTCGGATCGGCGCGCGTTCGTCAGCGGACTGGTCACCAACCTGCTGAATCCCAAGATGGTGACGTTCACGATCGCGTTCCTGCCCCAGTTCGTCGACCCGTCCCTCGGGCGGGTGTGGCTGCAGTTCGCGATCCTCGGGGCCGTCATGATCGCGCTGGAGTTCCTGGTCGACGGCACGGTCGGCGTCCTGGCCGGGCGGATCGGCGGCTGGCTGCGCACCCGCCACAAGGCCCGCCGCCGCATCGACACCGCCACCGGCGGCATCTTCATCGGCCTCGGCGTCCGCCTGGCCGCCGAACGCTGACCGCTCCCGCCGCCGCCGTCCGCAGGGCGCGCCCCGCCGCCCACGTGAACGTACGTGATCACGCACTGAACGCCGACCGGCCCCGCGAGGACACGGGCCGCCGGGGACTCCGCCGCCGGACACCCTGCGGGGCCGAAACGCCGAGCGGGCGTTCCCGTGACCGACCCGGCGTCGCCGTCCGTGGCGGTGTCTCACCGGGCTCGGTGGACGTACGTGATCATGCGCTGGTCGCCGGGCGGGGGAAGCGTTCGACGAAACGGCGCTGCCAGGGCGTCTCCACGGCACGGGGCCGGTAGTGCCGCCGCACGTAGGCGACCGCCTCGCCGGGCGGGACCCCGTCGAGCACGGCGAGGCAGGCCAGTGCCGTGCCCGTACGCCCGACGCCTCCGCCGCACGCGATCTCCACCCGTTCCGTGGCGGCCCGTTCCCACGCCTGGCGGAACGCCAGCACCGCATCTTCCCGGTCGGACGGCAGCCGGAAGTCCGGCCAGCGCACCCACCGGGACTCCCAGTCGACGGACGGGGGCCGCCGCCCGAGCAGATACACCCCGAAGTCGGGCCGCGCCCCCTCCGGAACGGGCCGCCGCAGCCCCCGCCCCCGGACGAGCCGTCCCGAAGGCAACCGCAGCACGCCTTCCGCCTCGGCGTCCCAAGCACTCATGCCACGAATCTAAGCGGCATGGGGGCCGGGATGGGCGGGTGCCGTCAGGAGACCCCGGCGGAGTCGTTCCGGACGGTGTAGTTCAGCACGACGACCCCCGACTGGCGGGCGGTGGCGGGCGGGGTGACGGTCACGGGTCTTCTCCCCGGTCGGCGGCGGATGCTCCGGACCGGCTCGGGTGAGCCGGTTCGTTCATGCAGACCCGGCAGGGGACGGGGAGGAATCGCCCACCGGGCAGGTGTGACCTGGATCGCTCGGCGGATGGCCGGTGGTCCGCGCGACTCCTGGAAACGCGCTCAGCCCCGGGCTGGGGTACGCCGGGACGCTTGGCGTGACTTTTCCCAGTTCCGATGCCGGCCGGCCCCGGGGAGTCCCGAGCGGCCGTTCCGGCACCGGTGTTCAGCGCAGGGTGAGCGGGGTCTCGGATTCGACGTGGGTCAGCTTCTCGGGATTGCGGACGTAGTAGAGGCCGGTGATGCGGGCGTCCTCGACACGGATCGCCAGGACGCCGTCGAGTTCGCCGTCCAGGCGTACGACCAGTGCCGGTTCGCCGTTGACCACGGTGGGGTCACAGGTGATCGCGCCCTCGACCCTGCCGGAGCCGCCGAGGTAGAAGCGGGCCACCTTCCCGGCGCCGACGACCGGCCGCGGCGCGGCCCGCTTGACGCCGCCGCCGTCGCTGACCAGGACGACCTGCGGGGCGAGCACGTCGAGAAGGCCCTGCAGGTCCCTGGTCTCCAGCGCGCGCCGGAACGACTCCACCGCCGCCCGGGTCTGGCTCGGGGAGACCATCCGGCGAGGGCGGCGGGCCTCGACGTGCCGGCGGGCGCGGTGCGCGATCTGGCGGACGGCCGCGGGGCTCTTGCCGACGGCCTCGGCGATCTCGTCGTAACCGACGTCGAACACCTCGCGCAGCACGAACACCGCCCGCTCGGTCGGCGCCAGCCTCTCCAGGACGAGCATCATCGCCATCGACACGCTCTCGGCGAGTTCGACGTCCTCGGCCACGTCCGGTGTGGTCAGCAGCGGTTCGGGCAGCCAGGAGCCGACGTACGCCTCCTTGCGGCGCTTCATGGTGCGCAGCCGGTTGAGCGATTGGCGGGTGGTGATCCGCACCAGGTAGGCGCGCTGGTCGCGGACCTGCTCCACGTCGATCTCGATCCACCGCAGCCAGGTCTCCTGCAGGACGTCCTCGGCGTCGGCGGCCGATCCGAGCAGCTCGTAGGCGACGGTGAACAGCAGGTTGCGGTGGGCGACGAACGTCTCGGTCGCCGGGTCGGTGGCGTGTTCGCCCACCTCCGGAGCCCTCTCGGCGGGCGGTCCCGGTCGCCGGCGGCCTTCACGCGATGCATCCACAGCCGGGGTCCTTTTCGTTGGTAGCCGTTCGGTCCGATCCATCGGGTCGGTGCGGTCGAGAACGAGACACCGCCCGGCGCACGGCTGTGACACATCGAGCCGCCGGCGGTCCGATCCTCGCAGGACCGCCGACGACCGCATGTCGTGCGGCGCCGCCCTGCGATAAGGGCGCCGCCGTACGACACGGGAGTCCAGATCCGTTGACGACGAGTGCCTGGCTAGGCGATCCGTCCAGCGGCGGCCGGCGCCTGGTCGCGCCTGGCCCGCAACAGTTGCCGGCGCTTGTCGCCCTTGGGCCAGGTGTGCGAACCGGGCTTGCGCGCCTCATCCACCAGGTGCTTGACGCTGTACTCGCAGGAGAGCTCCTTGAGCTTCGCGCCCGCGCGGCCGCCGATGTAGAGCCTCATCGCGGTGTCGTCCTTGTGGGCGAGTTGGAAGATGGCGGCGCGACGGCCCAGGCTGATGCACATGGCGGGGAACGACAGGTCGACGGGCGCAGGGTGCTCGCCCGCGATCCGGGCCAGCACCGTGTCAGCGGCGTGCGCGCCCAGGCAGCCCGCGGCATAGGCGCTCATCCGGAACGGCAGGTCCGACGGTGCCGCCGAATCCCCGGCGGCGACGATGCGCTCGTCGTCGACGCTGGTCAGCGTCTCGTCCGTGAGCAGGCGCCCGACGGCGTCGGTGCGCAGCCCGCTGCGCGCGGCCAGATCGGGCACGCCGAATCCGGCGGTCCAGATGGTGACCTCGCTCGGCAGCTCGCGGCCGTCACCGAGCCGGACGGCGTCGCGCGTCACCGCCGTGACCTCCGCGTCGGGGCCGTCGAGCACGGTCACCCCGAGCCTGGCGAGCCGCCTGGAAGCCGTGCGCCGTGCCCGAGGGTGCAGGTACGGGCCGAGCACGCCTCCGCAGACCAGGGTCACCCGGCGGCCCTGCTCCGCCAGCTCGGCGGCGGTCTCGATGCCGGTCGGGCCGCCTCCGACGACCGTCAGCGCGGCCGTTGCGGGCGCGGCGTCCAGGACCGACCGCAGCCGCCGCGCCGCCTCCAGGGTGGCGATCGGGTAGGCGAACTCGGCCGCTCCGGGCACACGCCGGTCGGTGCTGCCGCTGCCCACCGCGTAGATCAGGTAGTCGTAGCCGACCGTGCCGCCCTCGGCCAACGTCACGTTGCGCCCGGCCGCGTCGATCCGGGTCACGGTGTCGATGACCAGCCGGACGCCCTCGGCCAGGACCTCCCGGTAGTCGAAGACCGCGCCGTGGGATCCGCCCACCAGTTGGTGCAGGCGGAGCCGCGCGACGAAGGTCGGGCGCGGGTTGATCAGCGTCACGGTCACGTCGTCGCGCTGCGTCAGGCGATTGGCCGCCATCACTCCGGCGTATCCACCGCCGACCACGACCACCTCGGTGTTCCCGCTCATGGTGCCTCCTCCGTTCGAGGGATTCGGCCTCAAGACACCGCGTGATCGATCGCTGTGACAGTGCGTGAGACAGATCACTCAACAGGCGGCCGGTGGCCCGCACGGCTCCCGGGAACGCGCTCGGCCCCGTGCAACTTCTGGGGTACGGCGGGGCGCCGAGCCGACAACCGGGACGGTAGGCGGCATCCCCGTCCTGACCCGGGCCCGCGAGCCCGTCCTGACCCTGGTCTGCGCCGGGGTGGCCTAAGCCGCCGCCTCCATCGTGCTGAGCGGAATCCTCTCGCCCATCCTCACCGGCGAAGCAAAGTCGACACGTCATGTGAATTTCACGGGTGCGGGCTAATCGGTTGTCCGGGGTGCGGTACGGCGTATCGCCGATCGGGCGGTGCCGGCTGCCGAACTCGGATGCGTCAAGCGGGAGGCCCCATTGACGACACGGCGTCCGGTCTGGCGCGCCGGTGGGCGTCGTTCCACCTGCGGCAATGGGGTACGGAAGGGCTGGTGGACGACATCGAGACGGTGCTCACCGAACTCGTCACGAATGCCGTCTGGGAAGAAGCCACAAGAGTCATCGTCCTCATCGAGCCGTACCGTGGCCTAACGCAGATCGAGATCTGTGTATGGGACGACGCGCCAGGTCAGCCGCGCCTACAGGAACCCGACCCCGACGCACAGGGATGAAGGGGCCTGTTCATGGTGGACGCCCTCTCCTCCGCGTGGGGACACCATCCACTGGCCCTCGCCCCCGGATGTACGGGCAAAGTCGTCTGGGCCCGCATCAATGGCGCGGAGGCCCCATGACTACAGGAGAACTCGCCCATATGACCCTTTCCCTAGGGGGCGGGCACCTCATCGCGCTCACCATGGGGCTGCTGTACGGGTTCATCCTCGGTCTGGGCAGGGCGCAACACCCCGCCCTATGCCAATGCGCCGATACGGCCTGCCCCTGCAAGGAGAACGACCCGCGTTTTATGAACGTCGCTACGGAGCGAGCCGCCAGGGCGCGGGGAGCCTTTGACGCCGGCACATCGAAAACGCGAGGGGGCGTACCGGTGCCGCCCACCCGGTGGGTCAACGGGCCTGCAGGGAGCGGGACCACTGGGCGAGGTGCTCGTCCTGTTCACCCGGGGTGCCGATGAGGTCTTCGGGTGCCGGGCCGAGGAGGTTCGCGGTGTCGGACAGGGAGGCGGACCTGCCGGGTGCAGGAGGGGCGCCGTCACGAACGCCTGCCCGCATTCCTTCCGGAAGAGACCGCACCCAGGGTGACCGGTTGGAGGGCGGGCGGAATTTCCGGCGGACGGGGCGTCCGGGGTGCCGCGGTCATCCGGGATGGAGCGGACATGTGCAGGTCAGAGGGATGATCGCGGGGCGGGTAAAGCGGATTTTGCCGTCACAGGTTCGACTGCTTACCGTGATTGAGGTGTCACGCCTGGTAAACCTGGGACACCCGTGCGACACCAGTCGCGTTGAGTGACCGCCCCCTCTGCCGGGGTGTCCCGGTTTGGAGTTCTCGTGACCGATCGTTCCCCAGGGATATGCCATGCCGTGGGGCGTGCCCGCCGGTGGCGGCGTGCCCTGGCGGGTGCGGCCTGCACGGTGGTGGTGGCGGGCTGCGGCGGGGGCGGCGGCCCGGCGGCCCGGCCCTCCGCCGGGCCGGACCTGACCAGGCTGCCGCAGGCGACGACGTTCACCACCCTGCGCGGCCTGCCGCAGGACCCCGCGCCGCAGGCGGAGACCGACGGCACGGTGGTGCACCCCGCGACCCCCGTGGAGGTGGCGGCCCGTCCCGGCGGACCGGCCGTGGCGGCGCTGCCGGACCGGCAGCTCGACGGCCCGACCTGGGTGCCCGTCGTGGCCGCCCGGGCCGGCTGGCTGCAGGTGCTGCTGCCCAGCAGGCCGAACGGGGTGACCGGATGGGTCCGGGACGACGGCAGGCTCACCGTCGCCCGCACCTCCCATCTGGTCAGGGTGGACCTCGCCCGGCAGCGGCTCACCCTGTGGGAGTCCGGCCGCAGGACCGGGGCCTGGACGGTGGCGGTCGGCGCGGCCCGGACGCCCACCCCGAAGGGGCGGACGTTCCTGCTCGCCCTGCTCAAGCCGGCCAGGCCCACGTTCAGCCCGCTGATCGTGCCGGTGGGGACCCACTCGGAGACGCTGGAGACCTTCGGCGGCGGCCCGGGCACCGTCGCCTTCCACGGCTGGCGCGACGCGTCGGTCTTCGGCAAGGCCGTCACGCACGGCTGCATCCGGGTGCCCGGCGACGCCCTGACCAGGCTGAGCCGGATCCCGCTCGGCACCCTCGTGCTGGTGACCTGACCGGCCCGACACGACACCGGCCGGGCCGCAGCGGTCCCGGCCGATCACGAAGACCCCTTCCCCAATCCCGACCGTCGACCTCTCAAGGAGGAAGCGTGCGTTTGTCATCCACGGCCCGGACGGCCGCCATCGCCGGGGTCCTGGTGGCCCCTGTGGTCATCGCCGGCGCGCCCGCCGCGTTCGCCGACAAGACCGGCGCCAAGAACCACGGCTCGGCGTACGGCCTGACCGCCGACGGGCTGGTGACCCTGCCGGCGACCCCGCAGGTGGCGGCCACCGGCAAGACGCCGCAGCGCAAGTCCGTCGCCGACCTGCCGCCGAACTCGCTGGTGAACGCCTCCGGGCTGAACGCCTCGGCGCAGCGCGACTCCGGCCGGGCCAGCGTGTCCGACCTGAACGTGGCCCAGCGGCTGCTGCAGGCCGAGACGGTCAGCGCCTCGTGCAACGCCCGCAAGGGCAACGCCACCCTGGGCAACGCGTACCTGAACGGCAGGCGCCTGGCCGCCAACCCCAAGCCCAACAGCAAGCTGCAGGTGCCCATCGACGGCGTCGGCGAGGCCTCGGTGGTGCTCAACAGCCAGCGGCGCAACCCGCAGGGCGGGCTGACCGTCACCGCCATCGAGCTGAACCTGCCGTCGGCGAACGGCAAGCCGCAGCGCCTCGGCATCGCCTCGGCCACCTGCGGTGCCGCCAAGCGGATCGGGCACCAGGTGCCCAATGCGCCCAAGGCACCCGAGAGCCGGCCCGAACAGGGCCACCACACGGGCGGCAACAAGGGTCAGGGCGGGCTCAACAGGCCCGCCGTCGTGGCCCCGGCGCCCACCCCGGTGACCAAGGACCTCGCGGTCACCGGCTGACACCCCGCCGCACCGCGCCCTCCCTCGCCCGTCCCGCGGGCGGGGGAGGGCGCTCGCGTTGTCGGCAGAGCGACAGTCCGGGTATGCGCCGGTCGAGGCCGGTGCCGCGGCCTTCGGGGGCGTCCGGCTTCACCCCGCGCGTTCAGACGGTGGGCAAGACCATCTGGAGCTGCGCCGCGGCAAGGGGCTTCACCCCTGCGCGTTCAGACGGTGGACGGGGACGTCTCCTGGTCGCTGCGCACGACGTCGGCCACGAGCTGGGGAACGACCTGCTCGGTGATGTAGAGGACCGTCCGTTCCAGCAGCATGTGCACCTGCGCCCGGGTCAGCCGCCCGAACTTCAGCCACTCCCGGGTGGTGGCCTCCGCCATCCCGGAGAACCCGCGCAGCGCCGAGCGCACCTCGTCGTGCTCGGCGGCCAGCGGCGCCAGCCCCACCACCTCGCAGACCCGGTCCACGGCGCGGTCGCGGGCCTCGTCCAGGATCCGGCCCAGCTCCGGGTCGCCGCCGGAGGCCATCATGTCCAGCGCCGTGATCCACGTGCCCCGGTTGCGCTCCAGCAGTTCCAGCCAGCCGTCCAGGGCCTGGGTGACGCGGCTGCGGACGCTGGCGCCCTCGACGAACGCCGGCACCGGCAGCGGCGGCACCTGCAGCATGTGCTGCACCGCCGCCAGGTACAGCTCCCGCTTGGTGCCGAAGTAGTGGTTGAGCAGGCCCCGGCTGACGCCCGCCGCGTCCGCGATCTGGGTGCTGGACACCGACTGGTACGGGTACTTGCTGAACAGTTCCCGGGCGACCCGCAGGATCTGGTCGCGCCGCTCGTCGGGCTCCTTGCGCACCCGGCGCGTCGTCTCACCGCCGACCGTGGCCTTGCTCATCTACGCCCTCACCGTCGTCGGGCAGCGCCCGGTCGCGTCACTGGGACTGGTGGTCATCGTCGTTTCGACCATACTCCGGCCGGCTCCGGTCATCGGCCCGGCGACGCCGACGGAGCCGGGGTCGCGTTCCCCCCGTTCCCCCCGTTCCCCCCGTTCGAACCGTTCGAGCCGGACATGCTCTCGTTGATCGTCCCGATGGACGACACCTCGGTGACCTTCCACTGGCCGCCCTGGCGCACCAGGCTCATCTCCAGGTACGAGCCCAGCACCCGGCGGGTCCCGGCGGTGCTCTTGACCTCCGAGTCCAGCACCACGACGGCCTTGGCCGTGGTGGCGTCCACGTCGTTGACGTACACGTCGCGGACGGACGCGGTGGCGTCGGCCTTGAGCCGGCCGATCACGCCCTCCAGCCCCCCGGTGAACGCCACGTCGTAGGTCTTGGCGAAGTCGTCGGAGGCCATGGACATGACCTTCTGGCGCGCCGCCTTCAAATCGTCGTGGTCATAGCTCAGCAACGCCACCCCGAACTCGGCCGCCCGGGTCCGCACCGCCTTGCGCGCGGCCTCCTCCTCGGCCATCCCGTCCGCCCGGTGCCACTGCAACCCGGCCACCACGATCGCGGCCGCCAACGCCATCAGCACCGCCCCCTTGACCAGCACCGCCCCCTTGACCAGCACCGCCCCCGAGGGCCTGCGCCGCCCCCCACCACCCCGGCCCTCCGCGGCCCCCCGCGCCTTGCCGCCCCTGCCTGCAGCAGCGGCCAGGGTCTCGTCAGCGTCTTCGGTCTCGTCGGCTGCGGAGATCGTCTCGTCGGTCGCTTCGTTGGCCGGAGTGTCCTCCTCGTCCTTCACGACCGCCCCGGTCCTGTCGTGCTCGCTCCTTTCGGCGGCCGAAGTCTTGCTGCTCTTGGCCTTCGCGGTGGCCGGGGCCTTGTCGGTGTCTTCGGTCACCTCGGTGGCCGGGGTCTTGGCGTTCTCGTCTTTCGTGGTGGTTCGAGGGGTGTCGTTCCCGGGGCCGGCCGGGGAGTTCCCGGTGTCTTCGGGGGTGGTGGTGTCCGAGGGCCTGGGGGCGGTTTCGTCGCCCAGCCAGGTCATGGTCTTGGGGGTCATGGATCTCTCCTCAGCGGCCGGAACGGCGGCGGATCAGGGTGCGGAGGGTCCGGGCGCCGACCGCGATGACGACGAGGGCTCCGAGCAGGGGCGGCAGGAGCGGCAGGACGCCGGAGACGGGGGAGCCGTCCTTCTGGTCGGTGGTCTTGCGGAGGGCGGTGGTGCCGTCCTGGCCGGGCTTGCCGCCGTCGGGTTCGGCGTTGAACGCGCCGGCCTGGTCGGGGTCGGCGCCCTCGGTGGCGGGGCAGACGCTCAGCGGCCGGGGGGTCGGCCTGGGGCGGGGCTCGGCGAACTCGGCGCCCTGGTCGGAGCCGGAGCCGGCGATGGTGATGACCGGCATGACCCGGGCGTAGCGGTGGCCGCCCTCCTTGACGGTGATGTCGGACACCAGGGCCTTGAGGGTGGGGACCATCTCGACCAGGTGGTCGATGCGGGCCTCGTTCCGGGGGCTGAAGATCGGCTCGCTGGGGGCGGACACCGCCGTCAGGAGGCAGTCCAGGCCCGGCCGGGCCTCCGACAGCAGCTTGTTGACCTGCTCCAGGAAGCCGGGGCCCTCCTCCAGGACGGTGTCGAGCCGCTGCCTGGACCGGCGGATCGAGCCGGTGACGGTCGCCAGGTTCTGCACTCCGGAGGCGAGCTGCCACCGGTGGTCGGCGAGGGTTCCGGTGAGCTGGGTGAGCTGCACCGACAGGGCGTCCAGGGTGGACGCCTCGGCGGCCAGGGTGCCGGTGAGCCGGTGGGTGTCGGCGATCAGGTCGCGGAGCGAGTCGTCCCGTCCCTCCAGGGCGGTGGCCGTCTCGTGCACCAGGGTGCGGGCGTCCTCGGGGTCGACCGCGTCGAGGGTGTCGCCCAGCGAACGGAACAGGTGCCGGTAGTCGGTGCCGCCGGCGGTGCGGCTGAGCGGGATGTGGTCCCCGGCCCGCAGCGGGCGGGGCTCGGCCGCGGACGCGGGGGGCGGGGTCAGCTCGATGTACGGCTCGCCGATGGCGGACTTGCGCATCACCCGGGCGCCCGCCGTGGACGGCACCCGGGCGTGGCGGTCCAGGTCGATGCGGACCTCGGCGTGGCCCGGCCGCAGCTCGATGGCGCCGACCTTGCCGACGCGGACGCCCAGGTGGGTGACCTCCAGCCCGGGGTTCAGGCCGGGGGAGGAGGCGAAGTCGGCGGTGACCGGCACCGGGCGGCGCAGCGCGTCGATGTCGATCAGGCTGCTCGCCGCCCAGATCGCCAGCACCACGCCGAGCGCGCCGAAGAACACCAGGTTGACGACGATGCGGCGGTTGTGGTTCACGGTCGCGGCTCCAGCAGGTCGCGCAGCGGGCCGGGGGCCTGCGCCGCGGGCGCGGGGGCGCCCTCGGCGGGCAGGAAGCCGCGCAGCCAGATGAACATCAGTCCCTGCCCGCCGTACGACACCGAGGGGCCCTCCAGCACCTTGAGCACCGACAGGGTCAGCGCCTTGAGGTCCTCGCGGCCCCGGACGGCCGCCTCGATCAGCGCGTCGGCCTGGCGCAGCACGTTCTCCAGCCGCTCGCCGTGCCGGAGCCGGATGTTGGCGTTCACCGACTCGGCCATCTCCAGCAACTGCCGCACCGCCCGTTTGAGCTGGGCGCGGTCGGCGGCCAGCCGCCGCGTGGCGAGCCGGATGCTGCCGGGCAGCCTGTCCAGCTCGTCGTGCCCGGCCTCCAGCGTGCCGCCCAGCCGGGCCATGGCGTCCAGCGCCCGGGCCAGGTCGGCGTTGGCGGCGGCGTAGCTGTCGGTGACCTCGGCGGCCTTCTTGATCAGGGCGTTGAGCTGCCTGCCCCTGCCGCCGATCGCGGTGGCGCCCGCGGTGGTGATGGTCTCCAGGTTCCGCCCGCCGACGGCGGCCAGCAGCGGCCCGACCCGTTCGGTGATCTGCTCCAGGTCGGGCTGCACCGAGGTCTGCGTCAGCCTCGCCCCGTCCGCCAGGAACGGGCCGGTGCGCAGGTCGCGGCCGGGCGGCGGGGTGAGCCGCACGTAGTTCTCGCCCAGCAGAGAGGTGCGGGAGATCATCGCGGTGGTGCCGGCGGGGACCCGCCGGCCGTCCTCCAGCGACATGGTGACGGTCGCGCGGTAGCCG is a genomic window containing:
- a CDS encoding CapA family protein, encoding MSITLALAGDTMLGRDVAERLAVVSPHDLFATAVRDRFAAADLAVLNLECCISTRGRKWTSPGKMFHFRAPPKAADALALLGVDCVNLANNHALDYGYDAFADTLEHLENAGIAVVGAGLDERRARAGTVLEAHGIRVGVLGLTDHPVEFAAGPDRPGVAYADLSSGVPAWVKGGIAALRARADVVLVTPHWGPNMIAEPLPYVRRAAVELLESGATLIAGHSAHVFHGVSGPILYDMGDFIDDYAVDADLRNDLSLLWLVDLDERGPREVTAVPLALDYCRTRIASENERAWIRDRLSVASAEFGTPVEEHDGVFTMHMAVPAQ
- a CDS encoding GNAT family N-acetyltransferase, which encodes MAEVRIAECREEDVDLLERHMPSPGRSAFHARRHERQRRGLSTYLVAWLDGVPVGHGEIRWNGCDAPEVRARHPGCPEINALAVWPPELRSRGIGTTLIRAAEQRARQRGHAVIGLGVENGNHAAARLYLRLGYQDHDCPYLNRYDHLDRHGVRHEVVEHCRFLVKPLP
- a CDS encoding LysE family translocator; amino-acid sequence: MPVDQRLLVLFTVTTLIAMVTPGPDMLFVLGCGMRGGPRAGLLATAGVAVSEAIHIAVAAVGLAALFAAVPVAFTVVRILGAAYLIYLGVQIIRKRRQGMDEPVAGRGMSDRRAFVSGLVTNLLNPKMVTFTIAFLPQFVDPSLGRVWLQFAILGAVMIALEFLVDGTVGVLAGRIGGWLRTRHKARRRIDTATGGIFIGLGVRLAAER
- a CDS encoding protein-tyrosine phosphatase family protein → MSAWDAEAEGVLRLPSGRLVRGRGLRRPVPEGARPDFGVYLLGRRPPSVDWESRWVRWPDFRLPSDREDAVLAFRQAWERAATERVEIACGGGVGRTGTALACLAVLDGVPPGEAVAYVRRHYRPRAVETPWQRRFVERFPRPATSA
- a CDS encoding RNA polymerase sigma-70 factor: MGEHATDPATETFVAHRNLLFTVAYELLGSAADAEDVLQETWLRWIEIDVEQVRDQRAYLVRITTRQSLNRLRTMKRRKEAYVGSWLPEPLLTTPDVAEDVELAESVSMAMMLVLERLAPTERAVFVLREVFDVGYDEIAEAVGKSPAAVRQIAHRARRHVEARRPRRMVSPSQTRAAVESFRRALETRDLQGLLDVLAPQVVLVSDGGGVKRAAPRPVVGAGKVARFYLGGSGRVEGAITCDPTVVNGEPALVVRLDGELDGVLAIRVEDARITGLYYVRNPEKLTHVESETPLTLR
- a CDS encoding NAD(P)/FAD-dependent oxidoreductase, with the protein product MSGNTEVVVVGGGYAGVMAANRLTQRDDVTVTLINPRPTFVARLRLHQLVGGSHGAVFDYREVLAEGVRLVIDTVTRIDAAGRNVTLAEGGTVGYDYLIYAVGSGSTDRRVPGAAEFAYPIATLEAARRLRSVLDAAPATAALTVVGGGPTGIETAAELAEQGRRVTLVCGGVLGPYLHPRARRTASRRLARLGVTVLDGPDAEVTAVTRDAVRLGDGRELPSEVTIWTAGFGVPDLAARSGLRTDAVGRLLTDETLTSVDDERIVAAGDSAAPSDLPFRMSAYAAGCLGAHAADTVLARIAGEHPAPVDLSFPAMCISLGRRAAIFQLAHKDDTAMRLYIGGRAGAKLKELSCEYSVKHLVDEARKPGSHTWPKGDKRRQLLRARRDQAPAAAGRIA
- a CDS encoding ATP-binding protein, which encodes MDDIETVLTELVTNAVWEEATRVIVLIEPYRGLTQIEICVWDDAPGQPRLQEPDPDAQG
- a CDS encoding L,D-transpeptidase yields the protein MGRARRWRRALAGAACTVVVAGCGGGGGPAARPSAGPDLTRLPQATTFTTLRGLPQDPAPQAETDGTVVHPATPVEVAARPGGPAVAALPDRQLDGPTWVPVVAARAGWLQVLLPSRPNGVTGWVRDDGRLTVARTSHLVRVDLARQRLTLWESGRRTGAWTVAVGAARTPTPKGRTFLLALLKPARPTFSPLIVPVGTHSETLETFGGGPGTVAFHGWRDASVFGKAVTHGCIRVPGDALTRLSRIPLGTLVLVT
- a CDS encoding choice-of-anchor P family protein; translation: MRLSSTARTAAIAGVLVAPVVIAGAPAAFADKTGAKNHGSAYGLTADGLVTLPATPQVAATGKTPQRKSVADLPPNSLVNASGLNASAQRDSGRASVSDLNVAQRLLQAETVSASCNARKGNATLGNAYLNGRRLAANPKPNSKLQVPIDGVGEASVVLNSQRRNPQGGLTVTAIELNLPSANGKPQRLGIASATCGAAKRIGHQVPNAPKAPESRPEQGHHTGGNKGQGGLNRPAVVAPAPTPVTKDLAVTG
- a CDS encoding TetR/AcrR family transcriptional regulator; amino-acid sequence: MSKATVGGETTRRVRKEPDERRDQILRVARELFSKYPYQSVSSTQIADAAGVSRGLLNHYFGTKRELYLAAVQHMLQVPPLPVPAFVEGASVRSRVTQALDGWLELLERNRGTWITALDMMASGGDPELGRILDEARDRAVDRVCEVVGLAPLAAEHDEVRSALRGFSGMAEATTREWLKFGRLTRAQVHMLLERTVLYITEQVVPQLVADVVRSDQETSPSTV